From the Atribacterota bacterium genome, the window TGACCCAGCACTACATTTATTTGCTTCATAGAATTAAAAAATAATTCTATCGTTGTTTCATTTTCCTTATTAGGAAAGGAGAAAAAATGGCTATGGTCAGGATATTTTTTCCGACTCCTAAAAAGATTACTTTTTTCATGTTTATGTTATTTTTTTAATGTTGATCAATGATCTTAGTACCCTTGCTAGTCAAGCAGATGGGTCTGATCCTCTGGATAAACCTACCATTGATAATAATTCTCCATCGACAACTCTGCAAAACTGTCTTCATTGGTATGAAACAAACCAACCAATCCCAGTCATAATATTTCATGAAGGTCAATACAAGAAGATTGTGGGATACAAGGGTACTCTTTCCTGGTGGGATGCAGAGTTCATGGAAGGAACAGGCAGATTTTTGGATGGATATTGTATAACAAGTGACTATGGTGGGCAGCATTGCACGCTGTCCGGAACGATTGGTGAGACTACAGGTGAGCTAATTGAGCTGGAGAGGTTTGAATTTCTATCCCAGATGCTCATAATGCCTTGGAGGGGTTGGAAGCCTATGATTTTAAAGTATACGGATTTGTAAGATGTACCGAACCGGTGTTAAGGATTGAACCAGAGAAAAAAGGCATGCTGGTTGGAGAATGTATACCTGTAAAAGTGTACCTGGATTGTGGTTATCAAATGTGTCTTGGTGAGCCGGTCATTCTTGAGGTCATTTCGGGTCACAGAGAGCTGGAGCTACCCGAATTAACTCCTGATAAACTGGAAAAAATATGGGATTCAGGTCATTTTTTGAATCAGGATAATATCATTTTAACACAGGTCATGATTGCCAAAGCAATGCTTCATGCAACGGACAAAGGAACAATTGAGATTAAAGCTACTTATGATAGCTGTCGGGGGAAATCCAACCAGAGTACGATTTCCAAGACCGTTCAGGTGAATGTCGGAAAATGTGGTGAGATAGATTGTACCTACCAGACTGATCCAGATCGTTTCAGCGACGGTGGTGTTCTGCAGTGGGGCGGTAAGATACATTATAAAGCCTGCCTGGAGGTTTTTGAGGAAGAACAATTCGGAATGAAAGTGCGTTCTCTTAAAGGATATGCGAATGGAATCCAGGATTGCTGGGTGAAATTAGATGATTCATGTGGATCTGGATGGATTGAAAACAAGAAATGCCCTGCCTTCACAGGCGTTGTCGAAGGGTCCATCTGAGGTAATAATATCTATACCTTTAAGGTTTTTATTGATGAATCTGCAGCTCTCACTTTTGATATTTGTTCTGATGAAAAGGAATGGCCGCAATGCCTTAGTTGTCATGAATGGGACCCAGTTGTTTTCATGGGTGTACCCATTCACCTTGATGCCTCAGATCAAAATGCAGAATATGTTTATGAAGAGGAGTCAGATATCATTGGAACCCAATACAAGGTTGTTGCCCGCTGGCAATAAAATTATAAAATTTATTTGACATTATTGATTATTGATGTATAATGAGATGTCACCTAATAAGTAGGTGCAAATGTTATAGATGAATAGTTTATAACATTGAAGGAACAGCCTGATAAAAAAGGATTGTTCCACAGTAATATATTAAATAGAGAGATTTGGTTACTATCTTGTGATGCGGTGCCTCAAAATTTAATGTTACTGAAAAAATAAAATAAATAAAAAAGGAGGTAAGGGCATGCAAGGTAGTAAACTTTACGTAGGAAATCTAAGCTATTCTGTAACTAATGAGCAACTGGAAGAACTTTTTGCTAATCAGGGTACTGTTAATAGTGTTAACATCATTGAAGGCAAAGGCTTTGGATTTGTAGAAATGTCTTCATCGGAAGAAGCACAATCAGCGATGGATGCTTTGAATAATACCGAATTTGCTGGTCGGCCTTTAAAGATTGATGAAGCCAGACCACAAAAACCCAGAAGAGAATTTAGTGATAATCGAAGCAGACGTGATTACCATGATAACAGAAGACGTTTTTAACTTATAGTTAGAATAGATAAAGTTAAACAGGGGACGGTTCTTTGTTTCTAAAACAAAGAACCGTCCCCTGTTTGCTTCCTGTTTGCTTTGCTTACCCTGTTTGCTTTGGTGGAAATATTACGATAAAATATGTTTAAAAAGGAAAACAAGGAAGGAAATACTATATGAAGCTCATCTATCGAGGAAAAACAAAAGATGTATATATATTAGAAGATGGAAATTATCTATTAAAGTTTAAAGATGATGTAACCGGTGAAAATGGAGTATTTGATCCGGGTGCAAATACCATTGGCTTAACTATAGCGGGTGCCGGAAAAGCTGCCTTAAGATTGACCAGATTCTTCTTCGAAATACTGAAACAGAAAGATATACCAACTCACTATATAGAGGCTAATCTTAAGCAAAATACTATGGTGGTAAAATCAGCAGCAGTATTTGGGAAAGGACTGGAGGTCATCTGTCGGTATAGAGCGGTAGGCAGTTTCTTCCGTCGTTATGGAGAATATATCAAAGAGGGCAGCCCTTTAGATGCACTAGTAGAGTTTACCTTGAAAGATGATGCCAGAAATGACCCTTTAATTACAGAAGAT encodes:
- a CDS encoding RNA-binding protein, translating into MQGSKLYVGNLSYSVTNEQLEELFANQGTVNSVNIIEGKGFGFVEMSSSEEAQSAMDALNNTEFAGRPLKIDEARPQKPRREFSDNRSRRDYHDNRRRF
- a CDS encoding phosphoribosylaminoimidazolesuccinocarboxamide synthase encodes the protein MKLIYRGKTKDVYILEDGNYLLKFKDDVTGENGVFDPGANTIGLTIAGAGKAALRLTRFFFEILKQKDIPTHYIEANLKQNTMVVKSAAVFGKGLEVICRYRAVGSFFRRYGEYIKEGSPLDALVEFTLKDDARNDPLITEDTLQILGILSKEEYRILKELSRKIGKIIKEELASKGIELYDIKLEFGRAKDNMQLILIDEISGGNMRAFKDGKYLEPLELEELLTNS